The genomic window GAAGCAACCCTTGCGCTACGAGGTCGGCCTGCGGGCGAGGGGCAGTCTGGAAATTCAGCCGGGGCTTGTGCTGGCGGGTTCGATCCGCAAGCCCGGGTTCGGCGACATTGACGACAGGGTGCCGGGCAGGGGCGCCTGCAATCCGGCGAGGGATGCCCATCCACCCAATGTGCGGACCGACTACGCCTGTTACGACCGCGAGGGCGATCCGGGGATCGAGCACCTTACGCTGACCAGGTTCTTCCGCCCCGGCGAGAATCTCTACGCCCGCGCCACGGTCGGCTACCTTGAACCGATGTATGCCGGTGTGTCGGGCGAGCTGCTGTGGAAGCCGGTGGACAGTCGGCTCGCGCTGGGGGTCGAGGTCAACTATGTGCGCAGCCGGGACTATGACATGATGTTCGGCCTGCTGGATTACGGCGTCGCGACCGGCCATGCCTCGGCCTATTACGACATGGGGCGCGGCTACACCGCTCAGGTGGATGTGGGCCGCTACCTGGCCGGCGACTGGGGCTCCACCGTGTCTCTTGACCGCAGATTCGACAATGGCTGGCGTGTCGGTGCCTTTGCCACGCTGACCGACATGTCGTTCGACGATTTCGGCGAAGGCTCGTTCGACAAGGGCATCCGTGTCACTGTTCCGCTGACCTGGCTGACAGGCCAGCCCAGCCAGACCACCTACAACACGACCCTTCGCCCGGTGACCCGCGATGGCGGGGCTCGGGTGGATGTGCGTGACCGGTTGTTCGACCGGGTCCGGGGTCAGGACGCGCACACCTATGAAGCGCAGTGGGGGAGGTTCTGGCGATGAAACCGATCTTGGGGCTTGCCCTGGCAGGGTTGCTGGCGCTTACGGCCTGCACCAACGACAAGCAGAGCGTCGGCAGCATGGTCCAGTTCTCGAACATCGTGCGCGATCAGGCGTTGGCGCGCAAGGCAGTCAAGGCCAGGGCGGCCACCTCCACCGCGCTGACTGTCACGCGGGATCAACTGGCCGGGATCAGCGCGCCGCTGACGCGGGTCAGGATCGAAAAGACCAACACCTTTTCGCTGCTCTATGTCGCGCAGGAGAAGGAAGGGCACCGGATCTGGTTCAGCCCCGACAATGTCAGCCTGGCGATGCGCGCCGGCGTGATTGATGCCACCCGCGGCCTGGGTCACGACCTTTTTGCGGTCGAAGCGCCGGGCCTGTTCGCCCGCCTTTCGACGCGGGTCACCACCGGGTCATACACCCGCATCCACAGCGTGCTTGACGGGTCCAACCATATCGTGAAGCAGGCCTACACCTGCCGGATCATCGACAAAGGGCCGGAAACGGTCGTGATTCTCGATCGCGGCCACGCGACGCGGCATCTGGTTGAAACCTGCGAGGGGCCGGCCGGAACGTTCGCCAACGACTACTGGCAGGGCGCTTCGGATCGGGCGATGTGGGTTTCAAGGCAGTGGCTTGGTCCAGAAATCGGGCATCTGTTCCTTGAACGGCTGATAGAGTGACCAGTTTCACGCAGTGAATCGCCGCAACGGGTTCGGGCGCAAAGAATGTTGCCTGAAGGGGGTCCGTGAGTTATACCAAAATCTAGGTTTCAAAATTGGGGTTCCAGCCATGAAAAAAGTCTTTGCCATTGCGTCCGCCGCTGCGCTCGCAACTGCCATGTCGACCAGTGCTTACGCGCAGGTTGCTGAAAGTGGCGCGACCGGCACCAGCCTTCCGCCCCAACTCGCCAGCCTCGTTGGCGGCGCCGGTGGTCTGTCGGTTGGCGTGATCATCGGTATCGTCGTGATCGGCACCCTGCTGATCGTGACGATCCTGAACGACGACGGCACGACGACCACGACCACGACGACCGCCCTGCCGTCCTGATCAACGCGCGGCGTGAGCTTCAATGACGGGTCCTTCGGGGCCCGTCATTGCATTTGTGCCCTGCCTATCAGTAGTTCTTTTCCAGATAGACTCCGATGCCGGTGTTGCCGTCGCTTCCGGCGCTGCCGCGCACGGTGACTGACCGGGTGACATCCAGATTCAGGTTTATCTCGCTCTTGCCCTGCTGATCGACGATGATTTCGGTATAGAGGTTTTTCGACAGGTAGCGTCCGGCCCTGACCGAGGCCCCGCCGTTTTCGTCGGTCATAAGATCCAGATCGTCCAGCCCGAAGCCCTGACGCAACTTGCCCACGATCCCCTCGCCGCCGCGACCTGCCAGGTTGGCGACCGCCCCGGCAAGCTGCGCCGCCTGAAACGGCGACAGCGAGTTCAGCGCACGCCCGAACAGCAGCCGCGCCAGCACCTCTTCTTCGGGCAGCGGCGGGCTGGAGGCAAAGCTGACCACAGGCTCGTTCGCAGGGCCGGTGAGCAGCACCGAACTGGTTATGCCGTCGCTTTCATTGGAAGCGGCAATCTGAACGTAGGGAACGAAATCGCCTTCAAGCTGCAGCCGCGCCTGCGTCAGGTCGAGCCGCTTGCCCAGGATGTCGAGCCGGCCACGGATCAGGTCGAACGCGCCGCTGGGGACCACCGCGGCGGTGGTGCCGCCCAGCCGCAATTCGCCGCCGAGTTCCGCATCCAGCCCGCGACCGCGGATGAACACCCGGTTCGGCGCCAGGATCACCAGATTCAGCGGGTATGGCCGACGGCTGACGCTGCCGGTTTGCTCGCCATTCTCGCCCAGCAGCCCGGCCCGCACGCGGGTCGCGCGCACCGCAGCCGGTTCACCGACGTGGTCCAGCCCCGGCAGGGCGCCGACGCCACCCAGCCCGGTGGACGGGATGCGCAATTCGGTTTCGGTCAGCGTGATCTGTCCGGCGATGACGGCCCCGCCGGCCAGCGCGCCGCGCAGGGTCACCGCGCCATTCGCAAGGGTTTCGAACAGTGCGGGGTCTTTCAGCACCGCGCGGCCCAACGTCACCGTCAGATCGGCGTCATAGGGGGCGGTCAGCCCGATGCTGCCGGCCATATCCAGGCCGCCGCCCGCATCGACCGCGCTGGTGGCGGAAATCTGCGCCCGCCCGCCCGCCAGATCGGCCCGCGCCTCGACCCGTTCCAGCGCGATGTTCCGCCCCGCGTCGGTGACCCGGCCGCCCGACAGTGTCACCGGCCCCGAAAGCGATGCCAGCGCCAGCGGCCCGTCCAGCCGCAGGTCGAAGCGCAGCGGCCCGGAAACGGCGCGCGGCTCGATGAAGGCATTGGCGAGCGCCGCCTGCGCGGTGCCCTGAATCGCAAGGTCCGCCTGCGCCAGATCCTGAGACACGCGCCCGGCCACGGTCGCCGCAATCTGCCCCGGCCCGGTGCCGCGCAGATCGACCTGGTAGCCCTGCGCATCCTCGACCGCCGTGCCGGTCACCGTCAGCACGCCGGGAAAATCTTCCAGAACCAGCCCCAGATCGGCAAGCCGCGCCGAAAGCGTCACCTCGCGCCGGTCGCCGCTGACGATGCCCTGCACCTCTGCGGTCAGGGCCGGGTTGGCAAGGCTGGCGTTGCGTATCCTGATCCGGCCATCGGCAATGTCGACCGCGACCGCCAGCCGGCTTTCGCCCCGCAGTAGCCGGTCGGCCTGCGCCTGCCCGACGGCAAGGCCGGTGCCGGTGGCGTTCAGCGTCAGGCTGCCGTCCTCGGGCGTGCCGACGAAACGGGCCTGCCCGCTCAGCGCGCCGCGATAGCCGCCGCCCAGCGCCGCAAGATCGCTGAACGCCAGATCGGCGGTCACGTCGCTGCCCGAGGGCGCCAGCGCGCCGCGGGCATTGGCCTTCAGTGTTGCCGCCGTGACCACCAGCGAGCGCAGGTCCACCGTGCCGTCGGCAATCGCCGCCTCCAGCACCACCTGCGACGGGCCGCGCAGCAGCGCATCGACCTGCGGCTGACCCATGGCCAGCCCGTCGCCGCGCGCATCCAGCGTCACGGTACCGGCCTCGGGCGTGCCGATGAAGCGGGCCTGCCCTGTCAGGCTGCCCCGGTAGGCCGCGCCCAGCACCGAAAGGTCGGCAAAGGCCAGATCGGCGGTCACGTCGCTGCCGTCGCTGGCGATCCGGCCGCTGCCGGTTGCGGTCAGGCTGGCCGCGGTGATGTTCAGGCTGCGCAACAGGGTGCCCTGCGTGTCGCGCAGGATCGACGCGGCGATGCGCGACGTGCCTTGCAGCAGGCGGTCAAGCTCGGGCTGGCTGAAGGAAAGATCGGTGCCGCTGATCACCGTCTCGATGTCGAAGCTGCCTGCCAGCAGCGCGGCTTTGCCCGAAAGGTCGATCTGGCCCTTGCCCGCCAGCGCCCGCCCGGCCAGACCGGAGGCGCGCGAGAGATCGTCAAACCGTGCCTGCGCAGTGCCGGTGACCGCAAGCCCGCTGGACAAACCGTCGATCCGGGCATCTGCGGTCAGCCCGTAACCGCTGCCCAGAAGCGTCAGGTCCGACAGATCGACCGTGCCCTGCCCCTGTTGCCAGCCGAGGTTCGCCTTGCCGGTGATCGCATCGCCCAGCGCCTGCGCGGTGGCCGGATCGGCCGGAACCAGCCCGCTGGCAGCAAACTCCAGCGCCGCCGTCACCGCCATCATGGGCGAACGGGTGATCCGGCCGGCGGCCTCTATCTGCACCACGTCGGCACTGAAGTCGGCGCGGTTGAGGCCCAGCACCGCCACGCTGCCCTGCCAGGCGTCACCCTTGGATGCATCGAAATCCAGCGCCAGATCGGCAGATTGCACCCGGGTTTCCACGTCCGTGGTCAGGGGCAGCAGCACCTCCCCCCCCTCGGCCAGCCCCAGCGTGCCGGTCAGGGCAAAGCTTTGGGGCAACCCGTCCGAGGCCAGCCGCAGCGCGCCCTGCAGCTGCATGGCGCGGGTGGCAAGGCGCAGCGTCTGCAGGTCCAGCGCGCCATCGGCCGCCCGGCTGCCGGCCACGGCCAGCGTCACGTCCGGCCCGAAGAAGGTCGCGTATTCCGGCAGGAACAGCGGTGCCATGTTGCCGCCAATGTCGGCGCGGAAGCCCAGGGCACCCGCGCCATCGCCGGTCAGGGTGACGGTGCCCGCCAGCCGGTCGGTGCCGTTCGAGGCCAGCGCGATGTTGGCGGCAAACGACTCCAGCGGGCCATCGCCCTTCAACGTCAGCGCCACGGCCGGCGCGCCCGGCAGGCCCAGCAGCGTGGTGGCCAGACCGCCGACACCCTCGGCAGCCTCCAGGTCCAGCACCAGTTGCCGGGTTTCGTTGGCGTAACCCGCGTTCAGGACAAACCTGCCCTCCGGCCCGTCGTCCGTCCGTTCCAGTGTCAGGGTGGCGGTGCCCTCGCCGCCCGAAAGCTGCATCGCCGCCGTCACCCGGCCCTCGACCGGCTGACCCAGCAGGGTTTCGCCCAGCACCACCCGCTCTGCCGCGATCTGCCCGATATCCACAGACACCGGCAGGTCGGGCAGCGCAAAGCCGCGCGCCTCGGGCGAGGGCAGGCCCTCTTCGCCGCCATCGGGCGCGCGTGCCACGATGATCTCCTCAGCCGTCAGTTCGTTGACCAGAACCTGCCCCCGCAGCAGCGCGGCACGGCTCCAGTCAAGCGACACCCCGCGCAGGGTCAGCCAGACGCCGGTGGCATCGGCAATCGTCAGTTCTTCGATCGTGGCGCGGGACGACAGCGCGCCCGCAAAGCCGGTGATGATGACCTGACGCCCCGCGCCGGACAGGTTGTCCTCCAGCAAGGCCGTAAGGTATCCGCGGTCATCCTGCGCCTGCGCCGCAAAGGGCAGCAGCATCAGGGCCAGTAGGGTAAGTAGCCACCGCATCAGAAGGATTGTCCTATGCCGACGTAAAGTTGCACGCCTTTGCCGGTATCGCCCGCCACCGGCCCCGCCAGATCGACCCTGATCGGGCCAAACCCGGTGTCATAGCGCACGCCCAGCCCGGCCCCGGCGTGAAAACCGCCCAGATCGTCAAAGAAATCCAGCGCGCCGACGTGCCCCGCATCGACAAAGCCGACGATGCCGATCTTGTCGGTGACCTTGGCGCGCACCTCGGCCGAGGCGCCCAGGAACGCCGTGCCGCCGATCTTGAAATCGGCGCGCAGCACGTTGACGCCCAGCGACTGGTAGGGCTGGCCCCGCACCGTGCCGCCGCCGCCCGAGTAGAACAGGTAGTCGCGCGGCGTGCCCAGCAGGCTTGACCCCAGCACCGCCCCGGCCTGCACCCGGCCTGCGAACACCACCGGGCGCTCTGACCCGAAGCTGCGGTAGGCGCGGGCATCCAGCTTCATCCGCACCCCGGAATCGGTCGTGCCGA from Paracoccaceae bacterium Fryx2 includes these protein-coding regions:
- a CDS encoding translocation/assembly module TamB domain-containing protein codes for the protein MRWLLTLLALMLLPFAAQAQDDRGYLTALLEDNLSGAGRQVIITGFAGALSSRATIEELTIADATGVWLTLRGVSLDWSRAALLRGQVLVNELTAEEIIVARAPDGGEEGLPSPEARGFALPDLPVSVDIGQIAAERVVLGETLLGQPVEGRVTAAMQLSGGEGTATLTLERTDDGPEGRFVLNAGYANETRQLVLDLEAAEGVGGLATTLLGLPGAPAVALTLKGDGPLESFAANIALASNGTDRLAGTVTLTGDGAGALGFRADIGGNMAPLFLPEYATFFGPDVTLAVAGSRAADGALDLQTLRLATRAMQLQGALRLASDGLPQSFALTGTLGLAEGGEVLLPLTTDVETRVQSADLALDFDASKGDAWQGSVAVLGLNRADFSADVVQIEAAGRITRSPMMAVTAALEFAASGLVPADPATAQALGDAITGKANLGWQQGQGTVDLSDLTLLGSGYGLTADARIDGLSSGLAVTGTAQARFDDLSRASGLAGRALAGKGQIDLSGKAALLAGSFDIETVISGTDLSFSQPELDRLLQGTSRIAASILRDTQGTLLRSLNITAASLTATGSGRIASDGSDVTADLAFADLSVLGAAYRGSLTGQARFIGTPEAGTVTLDARGDGLAMGQPQVDALLRGPSQVVLEAAIADGTVDLRSLVVTAATLKANARGALAPSGSDVTADLAFSDLAALGGGYRGALSGQARFVGTPEDGSLTLNATGTGLAVGQAQADRLLRGESRLAVAVDIADGRIRIRNASLANPALTAEVQGIVSGDRREVTLSARLADLGLVLEDFPGVLTVTGTAVEDAQGYQVDLRGTGPGQIAATVAGRVSQDLAQADLAIQGTAQAALANAFIEPRAVSGPLRFDLRLDGPLALASLSGPVTLSGGRVTDAGRNIALERVEARADLAGGRAQISATSAVDAGGGLDMAGSIGLTAPYDADLTVTLGRAVLKDPALFETLANGAVTLRGALAGGAVIAGQITLTETELRIPSTGLGGVGALPGLDHVGEPAAVRATRVRAGLLGENGEQTGSVSRRPYPLNLVILAPNRVFIRGRGLDAELGGELRLGGTTAAVVPSGAFDLIRGRLDILGKRLDLTQARLQLEGDFVPYVQIAASNESDGITSSVLLTGPANEPVVSFASSPPLPEEEVLARLLFGRALNSLSPFQAAQLAGAVANLAGRGGEGIVGKLRQGFGLDDLDLMTDENGGASVRAGRYLSKNLYTEIIVDQQGKSEINLNLDVTRSVTVRGSAGSDGNTGIGVYLEKNY
- a CDS encoding YjbF family lipoprotein, whose translation is MKPILGLALAGLLALTACTNDKQSVGSMVQFSNIVRDQALARKAVKARAATSTALTVTRDQLAGISAPLTRVRIEKTNTFSLLYVAQEKEGHRIWFSPDNVSLAMRAGVIDATRGLGHDLFAVEAPGLFARLSTRVTTGSYTRIHSVLDGSNHIVKQAYTCRIIDKGPETVVILDRGHATRHLVETCEGPAGTFANDYWQGASDRAMWVSRQWLGPEIGHLFLERLIE